One part of the Ochotona princeps isolate mOchPri1 chromosome 3, mOchPri1.hap1, whole genome shotgun sequence genome encodes these proteins:
- the LOC131479889 gene encoding keratin-associated protein 10-9-like produces the protein MAASTMSVCSSNLSYGSNICMPASHDSWQVDDCPESCCEPPCCAPSCCAPSSCVTLCCRPVCCKPVCCVPVCSSSSCCQQSSCQPSCCGSSPCQESSCVTLCCRPVSCKPVCCVPVCSESSSCCQQSSCQPSCCGSSPCQESSCVTLCCRPVSCKPVCCVPVCSESSSCCQQSSCQPFCCPSSCCRPSSSVSLLCRPVCRPACSVPASSCCAPASCCQPSCCRPASSVSLLCRPACPRPACCGLSSGQSCC, from the exons atgGCCGCCTCCACCATGTCCGTCTGCTCCAGCAACCTCAGCTATGGCAGCAACATCTGCATGCCCGCTTCTCACGACTCCTGGCAGGTGGACGACTGCCCAGAGAGCTGCTGCGAGCCGCCCTGCTGTGCCCCCAGCTGCTGCGCCCCGTCCTCCTGTGTGACCCTCTGCTGCAGGCCCGTGTGCTGCaagcctgtctgctgtgtgcccgtgtgctcctcctcctcctgctgccagcagtcTAGCTGCCAGCCCTCGTGCTGTggctcctccccctgccaggaGTCCTCCTGTGTGACCCTCTGCTGCAGGCCCGTGAGTTGCaagcctgtctgctgtgtgcctgtgtgctctgagagctcctcctgctgccagcagtcTAGCTGCCAGCCCTCGTGCTGTggctcctccccctgccaggaGTCCTCCTGTGTGACCCTCTGCTGCAGGCCCGTGAGTTGCaagcctgtctgctgtgtgcctgtgtgctctgagagctcctcctgctgccagcagtcTAGCTGCCAGCCCTT ctgctgcccctcGTCCTGCTGCAGACCCTCCTCCAGCGTGTCCCTGCTCTGCCGCCCCGTGTGCAGACCCGCCTGCAGTGTGCCCGCCTCCTCCTGCTGTGCCCCCGCCTcgtgctgccagcccagctgctgccgccCGGCCTCCAGCGTGTCCCTGCTCTGCCGGCCTGCCTGCCCCCGCCCGGCCTGCTGTGGCCTCTCCTCGGGCCAGTCCTGCTGCTGA
- the LOC131479887 gene encoding keratin-associated protein 10-1-like — protein MSVCSSNLSYGSNICMPASHDSWQVDDCPESCCEPPCCAPSCCAPSSCMTLCCKPLCCKPVCCVPVCSSSSCCQQSSCQPSCCGSSPCQESSCSSSCCQQSSCQPSCCGSSPCQESSCVTLCCKPVCCKPVCCVPVCSESSSCCQQSSCQPSCCGSSPCQESSCVTLCCRPVSCKPVCCVPVCSESSSCCQQSSCQPSCCPSSCCRPSSSVSLLCRPVCRPTCSVPASSCCAPASCCQPSCCRPASSVSLLCRPACPRPACCGLSSGQSCC, from the exons TCCTGGCAGGTGGACGACTGCCCAGAGAGCTGCTGCGAGCCGCCCTGCTGTGCCCCCAGCTGCTGTGCCCCGTCCTCCTGTATGACCCTCTGCTGCAAGCCCCTATGCTGCaagcctgtctgctgtgtgcccgtctgctcctcctcctcctgctgccagcagtcTAGCTGCCAGCCCTCGTGCTGTggctcctccccctgccaggagtcctcctgt agctcctcctgctgccagcagtcTAGCTGCCAGCCCTCATGCTGTggctcctccccctgccaggaGTCCTCCTGTGTGACCCTCTGCTGCAAGCCCGTGTGCTGCaagcctgtctgctgtgtgcctgtgtgctctgagagctcctcctgctgccagcagtcTAGCTGCCAGCCCTCGTGCTGTggctcctccccctgccaggagtcctcctgtgtgaccctctgctgcaggccagtgagctgcaagcctgtctgctgtgtgcccGTGTGCTCTGAGagctcctcctgctgccagcagtcTAGCTGCCAGCCCTC ctgctgcccctcGTCCTGCTGCAGACCCTCCTCCAGTGTGTCCCTGCTCTGCCGCCCCGTGTGCAGACCCACCTGCAGTGTGCCCGCCTCCTCCTGCTGTGCCCCCGCCTcgtgctgccagcccagctgctgccgccCGGCCTCCAGCGTGTCCCTGCTCTGCCGGCCTGCCTGCCCCCGCCCGGCCTGCTGTGGCCTCTCCTCGGGCCAGTCCTGCTGCTGA
- the LOC131479885 gene encoding keratin-associated protein 10-8-like isoform X3 gives MADTCCTRTCVLAASTVSVCSSSSRPCSPSTCISSSCPVDNGQESCCEPPCCAPSCCQSSCQPSCCGSSPCQESSCVTLCCVPVCCKPVCCVPVCSSSSSCCQQSSCQPSCCGSSPCQESSCVTLCCRPVCCKPVCCVPVCSESSSCCQQSGCQPSCCGSSPCQESSYLCCRPVSCVPLCPAPSCCQPSCCPSSCCRPSSSVSLLCRPVCRPACSVPASSCCAPASCCQPSCCRPASSVSLLCRPACPRPACCGLSSGQSCC, from the exons ATGGCTGACACTTGCTGTACCAGGACATGTGTGCTTGCTGCGTCCACCGTGTCCGTCTGCTCCAGCAGCAGCCGGCCCTGCTCACCCAGCACCTGTATCAGCTCCTCCTGCCCAGTGGACAATGGCCAGGAGAGCTGCTGCGAGCCGCCCTGCTGTGCCCCCAGCTGCTGC cagtcTAGCTGCCAGCCTTCATGCTGTggctcctccccctgccaggaGTCCTCCTGTGTGACCCTCTGCTGCGTGCCCGTGTGCTGCaagcctgtctgctgtgtgcccgtgtgctcctcctcctcctcctgctgccagcagtcTAGCTGCCAGCCCTCATGCTGTggctcctccccctgccaggaGTCCTCCTGTGTGACCCTCTGCTGCAGGCCCGTGTGCTGCaagcctgtctgctgtgtgcccGTGTGCTCTGAGagctcctcctgctgccagcagtctggctgccagccctcatgctgtggctcctccccctgccaggaGTCCAGCTACCTCTGCTGCAGGCCAGTGAGCTGCGTACCCCTCTGCCCAGCACCCTcgtgctgccagcccagctgctgcccctcGTCCTGCTGCAGACCCTCCTCCAGCGTGTCCCTGCTCTGCCGCCCCGTGTGCAGACCCGCCTGCAGTGTGCCCGCCTCCTCCTGCTGTGCCCCCGCCTcgtgctgccagcccagctgctgccgccCGGCCTCCAGCGTGTCCCTGCTCTGCCGGCCTGCCTGCCCCCGCCCGGCCTGCTGTGGCCTCTCCTCGGGCCAGTCCTGCTGCTGA
- the LOC131479885 gene encoding keratin-associated protein 10-8-like isoform X2 has product MADTCCTRTCVLAASTVSVCSSSSRPCSPSTCISSSCPVDNGQESCCEPPCCAPSCCAPSSCVTLCCKPVCCKPVCCVPVCSSSSSCCQQSSCQPSCCGSSPCQESSCVTLCCVPVCCKPVCCVPVCSSSSSCCQQSSCQPSCCGSSPCQESSCVTLCCRPVCCKPVCCVPVCSESSSCCQQSGCQPSCSPSCCQPSCCPSSCCRPSSSVSLLCRPVCRPACSVPASSCCAPASCCQPSCCRPASSVSLLCRPACPRPACCGLSSGQSCC; this is encoded by the exons ATGGCTGACACTTGCTGTACCAGGACATGTGTGCTTGCTGCGTCCACCGTGTCCGTCTGCTCCAGCAGCAGCCGGCCCTGCTCACCCAGCACCTGTATCAGCTCCTCCTGCCCAGTGGACAATGGCCAGGAGAGCTGCTGCGAGCCGCCCTGCTGTGCCCCCAGCTGCTGCGCCCCGTCCTCCTGTGTGACCCTCTGCTGCAAGCCCGTGTGCTGCaagcctgtctgctgtgtgcccgtgtgctcctcctcctcctcctgctgccagcagtcTAGCTGCCAGCCTTCATGCTGTggctcctccccctgccaggaGTCCTCCTGTGTGACCCTCTGCTGCGTGCCCGTGTGCTGCaagcctgtctgctgtgtgcccgtgtgctcctcctcctcctcctgctgccagcagtcTAGCTGCCAGCCCTCATGCTGTggctcctccccctgccaggaGTCCTCCTGTGTGACCCTCTGCTGCAGGCCCGTGTGCTGCaagcctgtctgctgtgtgcccGTGTGCTCTGAGagctcctcctgctgccagcagtctggctgccagccctcatgct CACCCTcgtgctgccagcccagctgctgcccctcGTCCTGCTGCAGACCCTCCTCCAGCGTGTCCCTGCTCTGCCGCCCCGTGTGCAGACCCGCCTGCAGTGTGCCCGCCTCCTCCTGCTGTGCCCCCGCCTcgtgctgccagcccagctgctgccgccCGGCCTCCAGCGTGTCCCTGCTCTGCCGGCCTGCCTGCCCCCGCCCGGCCTGCTGTGGCCTCTCCTCGGGCCAGTCCTGCTGCTGA
- the LOC131479890 gene encoding keratin-associated protein 10-9-like isoform X1: MAASTMSVCSSNLSYGSNICMPTSHDSWQVDDCPESCCEPPCCAPSCCAPSSCVTLCCKPVCCKPVCCVPVCSSSCCQQSSCQSLCCGSSPCQESSCVTLCCKPVCCKPVCCVPVCSSSSCCQQSSCQPSCCGSSPCQESSCVTLCCRPVSCKPVCCVPVCSESSSCCQQSSCQPSCCGSSHCQESSYLCCRPVSYVPLCPAPSCCQPSCCPSSCCRPSSSVSLLCRPVCRPACSVPASSCCAPASCCQPSCCRPASSVSLLCRPACPRPACCGLSSGQSCC, encoded by the coding sequence ATGGCCGCCTCCACCATGTCCGTCTGCTCCAGCAACCTCAGCTATGGCAGCAACATCTGCATGCCCACTTCCCACGACTCCTGGCAGGTGGACGACTGCCCAGAGAGCTGCTGCGAGCCGCCCTGCTGTGCCCCCAGCTGCTGCGCCCCGTCCTCCTGTGTGACCCTCTGCTGCAAGCCCGTGTGCTGCaagcctgtctgctgtgtgcccgtctgctcctcctcctgctgccagcagtcTAGCTGCCAGTCCTTGTGCTGTggctcctccccctgccaggaGTCCTCCTGTGTGACCCTCTGCTGCAAGCCTGTGTGCTGCaagcctgtctgctgtgtgcccgtctgctcctcctcctcctgctgccagcagtcTAGCTGCCAGCCCTCATGCTGTggctcctccccctgccaggagtcctcctgtgtgaccctctgctgcaggccagtgagttgcaagcctgtctgctgtgtgcccGTGTGCTCTGAGagctcctcctgctgccagcagtcTAGCTGCCAGCCCTCATGCTGTGGCTCCTCCCACTGCCAGGAGTCCAGCTACCTCTGCTGCAGACCAGTGAGCTACGTGCCCCTCTGCCCAGCACCCTcgtgctgccagcccagctgctgcccctcGTCCTGCTGCAGACCCTCCTCCAGCGTGTCCCTGCTCTGCCGCCCCGTGTGCAGACCCGCCTGCAGTGTGCCCGCCTCCTCCTGCTGTGCCCCCGCCTcgtgctgccagcccagctgctgccgccCGGCCTCCAGCGTGTCCCTGCTCTGCCGGCCTGCCTGCCCCCGCCCGGCCTGCTGTGGCCTCTCCTCGGGCCAGTCCTGCTGCTGA
- the LOC131479890 gene encoding keratin-associated protein 10-9-like isoform X2 — translation MAASTMSVCSSNLSYGSNICMPTSHDSWQVDDCPESCCEPPCCAPSCCAPSSCVTLCCKPVCCKPVCCVPVCSSSCCQQSSCQSLCCGSSPCQESSCVTLCCKPVCCKPVCCVPVCSSSSCCQQSSCQPSCCGSSPCQESSCVTLCCRPVSCKPVCCVPVCSESSSCCQQSSCQPSCCASSCCRPSSSVSLLCRPVCRPACSVPASSCCAPASCCQPSCCRPASSVSLLCRPACPRPACCGLSSGQSCC, via the exons ATGGCCGCCTCCACCATGTCCGTCTGCTCCAGCAACCTCAGCTATGGCAGCAACATCTGCATGCCCACTTCCCACGACTCCTGGCAGGTGGACGACTGCCCAGAGAGCTGCTGCGAGCCGCCCTGCTGTGCCCCCAGCTGCTGCGCCCCGTCCTCCTGTGTGACCCTCTGCTGCAAGCCCGTGTGCTGCaagcctgtctgctgtgtgcccgtctgctcctcctcctgctgccagcagtcTAGCTGCCAGTCCTTGTGCTGTggctcctccccctgccaggaGTCCTCCTGTGTGACCCTCTGCTGCAAGCCTGTGTGCTGCaagcctgtctgctgtgtgcccgtctgctcctcctcctcctgctgccagcagtcTAGCTGCCAGCCCTCATGCTGTggctcctccccctgccaggagtcctcctgtgtgaccctctgctgcaggccagtgagttgcaagcctgtctgctgtgtgcccGTGTGCTCTGAGagctcctcctgctgccagcagtcTAGCTGCCAGCCCTCATGCTGTG cctcGTCCTGCTGCAGACCCTCCTCCAGCGTGTCCCTGCTCTGCCGCCCCGTGTGCAGACCCGCCTGCAGTGTGCCCGCCTCCTCCTGCTGTGCCCCCGCCTcgtgctgccagcccagctgctgccgccCGGCCTCCAGCGTGTCCCTGCTCTGCCGGCCTGCCTGCCCCCGCCCGGCCTGCTGTGGCCTCTCCTCGGGCCAGTCCTGCTGCTGA
- the LOC131479893 gene encoding keratin-associated protein 10-9-like, with the protein MSVCSSNLSYGSNICMPASHDSWQVDDCPESCCEPPCCAPSCCAPSSCVTLCCKPVCCKPVCCVPVCSSSSSCCQQSSCQPSCCGSSPCQESSCVTLCCRPVCCKPLCCVPVCSEGSSCCQQSSCQPSCCGSSPCQESSCVTLCCRPVCCKPVCCVPVCSSSSSCCQQSSCQPSCCPSSCCRPSSSVSLLCRPVCRPACSVPASSCCAPASCCQPSCCRPASSVSLLCRPACPRPACCGLSSGQSCC; encoded by the exons ATGTCCGTCTGCTCCAGCAACCTCAGCTATGGCAGCAACATCTGCATGCCCGCTTCTCACGACTCCTGGCAGGTGGACGACTGCCCAGAGAGCTGCTGCGAGCCGCCCTGCTGTGCCCCCAGCTGCTGCGCCCCGTCCTCCTGTGTGACCCTCTGTTGCAAGCCCGTGTGCTGCaagcctgtctgctgtgtgcccgtctgctcctcctcctcctcctgctgccagcagtcTAGCTGCCAGCCTTCATGCTGTGGCTCCTCTCCCTGCCAGGAGTCCTCCTGTGTGACCCTCTGCTGCAGGCCCGTGTGCTGCAAGCCTCTCTGCTGTGTGCCCGTGTGCTCTGAGggctcctcctgctgccagcagtcTAGCTGCCAGCCCTCATGCTGTggctcctccccctgccaggaGTCCTCCTGTGTGACCCTCTGCTGCAGGCCCGTGTGCTGCaagcctgtctgctgtgtgcccgtgtgctcctcctcctcctcctgctgccagcagtcTAGCTGCCAGCCCTC ctgctgcccctcGTCCTGCTGCAGACCCTCCTCCAGCGTGTCCCTGCTCTGCCGCCCCGTGTGCAGACCCGCCTGCAGTGTGCCCGCCTCCTCCTGCTGTGCCCCCGCCTcgtgctgccagcccagctgctgccgccCGGCCTCCAGCGTGTCCCTGCTCTGCCGGCCTGCCTGCCCCCGCCCGGCCTGCTGTGGCCTCTCCTCGGGCCAGTCCTGCTGCTGA
- the LOC131479885 gene encoding keratin-associated protein 10-4-like isoform X1: MSVCSSNLSYGSNICMPASHDSWQVDDCPESCCEPPCCAPSCCAPSSCVTLCCKPSSCVTLCCRPVCCKPVCCVPVCSESSCCCQPSSCQPSCCGSSPCQESSCVTLCCSKPLCCKPVCCVPVCSEGSSCCQQSSCQPSCCGSSPCQESSCVTLCCRPVSCKPVCCVPVCSSSSCCQQSSCQPSCCGSSPCQESSCQPRPCSPSTCISSSCPVDNGQESCCEPPCCAPSCCAPSSCVTLCCKPVCCKPVCCVPVCSSSSSCCQQSSCQPSCCGSSPCQESSCVTLCCVPVCCKPVCCVPVCSSSSSCCQQSSCQPSCCGSSPCQESSCVTLCCRPVCCKPVCCVPVCSESSSCCQQSAPSCCQPSCCPSSCCRPSSSVSLLCRPVCRPACSVPASSCCAPASCCQPSCCRPASSVSLLCRPACPRPACCGLSSGQSCC; the protein is encoded by the exons ATGTCCGTCTGCTCCAGCAACCTCAGCTATGGCAGCAACATCTGCATGCCCGCTTCTCACGACTCCTGGCAGGTGGACGACTGCCCAGAGAGCTGCTGCGAGCCGCCCTGCTGTGCCCCCAGCTGCTGCGCCCCGTCCTCCTGTGTGACCCTCTGCTGCAAGCCC TCCTCCTGTGTGACCCTCTGCTGCAGGCCCGTGTGTTGCaagcctgtctgctgtgtgcccgtgtgctctgagagctcctgctgctgccagccGTCTAGCTGCCAGCCCTCGTGCTGTggctcctccccctgccaggaGTCCTCCTGTGTGACCCTCTGCTGCAGCAAGCCCCTGTGCTGCaagcctgtctgctgtgtgcccGTGTGCTCTGAGggctcctcctgctgccagcagtcTAGCTGCCAGCCCTCATGCTGTGGTTCCTCCCCCTGCCAGGAGTCCTCCTGTGTGACCCTCTGCTGCAGGCCAGTGAGTTGCaagcctgtctgctgtgtgcccgtctgctcctcctcctcctgctgccagcagtcTAGCTGCCAGCCCTCATGCTGTGGTTCCTCCCCCTGCCAGGAGTCCTCCT GTCAACC CCGGCCCTGCTCACCCAGCACCTGTATCAGCTCCTCCTGCCCAGTGGACAATGGCCAGGAGAGCTGCTGCGAGCCGCCCTGCTGTGCCCCCAGCTGCTGCGCCCCGTCCTCCTGTGTGACCCTCTGCTGCAAGCCCGTGTGCTGCaagcctgtctgctgtgtgcccgtgtgctcctcctcctcctcctgctgccagcagtcTAGCTGCCAGCCTTCATGCTGTggctcctccccctgccaggaGTCCTCCTGTGTGACCCTCTGCTGCGTGCCCGTGTGCTGCaagcctgtctgctgtgtgcccgtgtgctcctcctcctcctcctgctgccagcagtcTAGCTGCCAGCCCTCATGCTGTggctcctccccctgccaggaGTCCTCCTGTGTGACCCTCTGCTGCAGGCCCGTGTGCTGCaagcctgtctgctgtgtgcccGTGTGCTCTGAGagctcctcctgctgccagcagtctg CACCCTcgtgctgccagcccagctgctgcccctcGTCCTGCTGCAGACCCTCCTCCAGCGTGTCCCTGCTCTGCCGCCCCGTGTGCAGACCCGCCTGCAGTGTGCCCGCCTCCTCCTGCTGTGCCCCCGCCTcgtgctgccagcccagctgctgccgccCGGCCTCCAGCGTGTCCCTGCTCTGCCGGCCTGCCTGCCCCCGCCCGGCCTGCTGTGGCCTCTCCTCGGGCCAGTCCTGCTGCTGA